The window CTTGCATTAATGCTTCTTTAATCTCCTGTTGATTAAAAATAGATTGCTTTTCCTTTAACACACGTACCCCATTAATCCAGACACTATCCACATTTGAAGCATTTGCACTATATACAATGGCTGAATATGGATCATAAATTGGGAACATATTTACCGAGTTTGTTTCAATCAAAACAAGATCCGCTTTTTTACCAACTTCTAATGAGCCAATTTTTTCATCCATCTTTAACACTTTCGCTCCTTCAATCGTCGCTAACTTTAAAATTTCTTCTGCTTTAAATAATGACCGATCTTTATAATGTGTTTTTTGAGCATAAACTGTTGTTTTCATTTGAGTAAATAAATCCAGTGTATTTCCACTACTTGGCCCATCCGTTCCAAGTCCAACTGTAATTCCATGCTGCACCATTTCTTTAATAGGTGAAATCCCTTTTCCAGCTTTCATATTCGATCCTACACAATGTGCTACACTTGTTCCACGTGCGGCCATTAACTTCATATCATGTTCATTGACATGAATACAATGCGCAGCTACTAAGCGATCACTCAACACACCAATTGAATCTAAATATTCCACTGGTGTCATATTATAATTTTCACGAAATTCCTTCATTTCATAATCCATTTCAGCGACATGCATAGAAATTAACGTATCGTATGTCTTGGCAATTTCGTGGGCCGCCTTTAATGCAGAAGCGTCATTTGTATTCGTTGCATGAGGTGCAATGATTGGTGTCACTAATTCATGTGATTTCCAGTTACGAATAAAATTCTCACTATAGTCAAGGCCACCATATGCTTCTTCACAATCACATGTTGGAAAGTTAATAACCGTCTCTCCAAGAACTCCGCGCATTTGCATCTCATCGCATGCACGTGCCACTTCCTCTTCAAAGTAGTACATATCTAAAAACGTCGTTACACCACTACGTTGCATCTCTAAAATACCATAACGTGCTGCTTCATAAACTAATGATGCATTCATACATTCAATTTCGAGCGGAAATAAGTAACGGCGAAGTCGATCCGGACAGTCATCTCCTAATGATCGAAAAGGAATCATTGAAACGTGCGCATGTGTATTAACCATTCCTGGAATCAGTAGGCCTCCCATCGCATCAATCACTTCATCCGCATCTTCTGCTAATAAAGCATCATAATCACCCACATAAGTAATTTGATCATCTTCCATCATTAACATTCCTTGTGGATAGGTTGATAACGCCTGATCCATTGTTAAAATCCAAGCATTTTTAATTAAAGTTTTCATCATATACCTCCGCAATTAATGGAATTATTTCTTGTGTTTTTGTATTAATCATTCCAACATCGGTGACTTTTAATTCAGGCGAAACCGGAAGAGATAATGTTGAAAAAGACATAATTTCATTATCATGTTGATAACCTAATTGTTGCATTGCAACTCGAACTTCTTTTAATTGTTGAGCTAATACTTGAATCGGTTGAGCACTGATAATCCCACCTA of the Turicibacter sp. TJ11 genome contains:
- a CDS encoding amidohydrolase produces the protein MKTLIKNAWILTMDQALSTYPQGMLMMEDDQITYVGDYDALLAEDADEVIDAMGGLLIPGMVNTHAHVSMIPFRSLGDDCPDRLRRYLFPLEIECMNASLVYEAARYGILEMQRSGVTTFLDMYYFEEEVARACDEMQMRGVLGETVINFPTCDCEEAYGGLDYSENFIRNWKSHELVTPIIAPHATNTNDASALKAAHEIAKTYDTLISMHVAEMDYEMKEFRENYNMTPVEYLDSIGVLSDRLVAAHCIHVNEHDMKLMAARGTSVAHCVGSNMKAGKGISPIKEMVQHGITVGLGTDGPSSGNTLDLFTQMKTTVYAQKTHYKDRSLFKAEEILKLATIEGAKVLKMDEKIGSLEVGKKADLVLIETNSVNMFPIYDPYSAIVYSANASNVDSVWINGVRVLKEKQSIFNQQEIKEALMQEMKIFKQRAIERSKEL